The Lycium barbarum isolate Lr01 chromosome 9, ASM1917538v2, whole genome shotgun sequence genome has a segment encoding these proteins:
- the LOC132612000 gene encoding uncharacterized protein LOC132612000, with protein MTDSFYSTKKLMRGLGLPVEKIDCCKNSCMIYWREDSELVNCKFCAHPRFKISKHRRSKQQTNIPYKQMSYFPLTPRLQRLYASNATPKHMRWHSEHERDGVMRHPSDAPAWKHFDQAYPCFASEVRNVRLGLSTDGFQPFGQSGRSYSSWPVIVTPYNFPPWMCMKDDYMFLSVIIPGPKNPKQKVDVFLQPLIHELKELWEEGVQTYDVSSKNNFQMKVALMWTISDFPAYSMLSGWSTARKLACPYCKEDSDDFSLPNDRKVSWFDNHRKFLPSDHPWRRNKKWFKKGQTVHKVVSTEQSGLQILREIEDLGLMKVTELGSDAINTRISKNSGCGWKKRSIFWDLPYWKTNLIRHNLDVMHIEKNVFDNIFNTLMNVKGKTKDNAKSRADLKLLCHRPELHQDESTKKYPKACYMLDDNAKEVLCKWLQELRFPDGYVSNMGRCVDMNKLKLFGMKSHDCHVFMQRLIPIAFRELPPQNVWQPLAELSLFFKDLTSTTITEEQMGQLERNITLILNKLERIFPPIFWDSMEHLPIHLAYEARLAGPVQYRWMYPFERNLRRLKNNVKNKNRVEGSMCNACLVEEASSFCAHYFESHISTRHRKVPRNSDDGGVGEGHPGMLSIFKHASKGFGKKKKRRIYEDNLRHIQPYIQHSEIDTKLETEFASWFERYARDPSSGISNQIMKDLAEGSLHKVQPFNGYVVNGYKFHTEEYGSSRSTMNSGVCIKGSSYSADDMDYYGRLVEILQLEYPALPFKRTVLFKCSWFDPTPKHGTRVYPQYNLVDVNKRRTFNKYEPFIMVVQATQVYLETYPTLKRTGNEWLAVCKIKARLVVDVPNIAEQPHTLSDPAFQEDDSQVHEIDCNANEILQTLNDPNRVLAGSH; from the exons ATGACAGATAGCTTCTATAGTACCAAAAAGCTAATGCGAGGATTGGGTTTGCCGGTAGAGAAGATTGACTGTTGCAAAAATAGTTGTATGATTTATTGGCGTGAAGATAGTGAACTTGTCAATTGCAAGTTTTGTGCTCACCCTCGGTTCAAGATATCAAAACATCGACGTTCCAAGCAGCAGACTAATATTCCTTATAAGCAGATGTCTTATTTTCCTTTGACTCCGCGTCTGCAAAGGTTGTATGCATCTAATGCTACTCCAAAGCATATGAGATGGCATTCTGAGCATGAAAGGGATGGTGTCATGCGTCATCCCTCAGACGCTCCTGCTTGGAAGCATTTTGATCAGGCATATCCATGTTTTGCATCTGAAGTAAGAAATGTTAGATTGGGTTTGTCTACTGATGGGTTTCAACCGTTTGGTCAATCAGGTAGATCATATTCTTCCTGGCCTGTGATAGTTACGCCATATAATTTTCCACCCTGGATGTGCATGAAGGATGATTACATGTTTTTATCTGTGATCATTCCTGGTCCAAAAAACCCAAAACAAAAAGTTGATGTCTTCTTGCAACCCCTCATTCATGAGTTAAAAGAATTATGGGAGGAGGGAGTCCAAACATATGATGTTTCAAGTAAGAATAATTTTCAAATGAAAGTTGCATTGATGTGGACAATAAGTGATTTTCCAGCGTACTCAATGTTGTCGGGTTGGAGTACAGCAAGAAAATTAGCTTGTCCTTATTGCAAGGAAGACTCAGATGATTTTTCACTACCCAATGATAGAAAGGTCTCATGGTTTGACAATCATAGAAAGTTCTTACCATCGGATCATCCGTGGCGAAGGAACAAAAAATGGTTCAAGAAGGGCCAAACAGTACATAAAGTTGTATCAACTGAACAATCGGGTTTACAAATACTTAGGGAGATTGAAGATTTAGGGCTCATGAAAGTCACAGAACTTGGTTCTGATGCGATAAATACAAGAATCTCAAAGAATAGTGGTTGTGGTTGGAAGAAAAGAAGTATATTTTGGGACTTGCCTTACTGGAAGACAAATCTTATTAGGCATAACCTTGATGTGATGCACATAGAAAAGAATGTGTTCGATAACATTTTTAACACCTTGATGAATGTCAAGGGGAAAACAAAGGACAATGCAAAATCTAGAGCAGATTTGAAATTACTTTGCCATCGTCCAGAGTTACATCAGGATGAAAGTACCAAAAAGTATCCAAAAGCTTGTTATATGTTAGACGATAATGCAAAAGAAGTGCTTTGTAAGTGGTTGCAAGAGTTGAGATTTCCTGATGGTTATGTGTCTAACATGGGAAGATGTGTTGACATGAACAAGCTTAAACTATTTGGTATGAAGAGTCATGATTGTCATGTGTTTATGCAACGCCTAATACCTATTGCATTTCGAGAACTGCCTCCACAAAATGTGTGGCAACCATTGGCAGAGTTGAGTCTTTTCTTTAAAGATCTCACCTCTACTACAATAACAGAGGAACAAATGGGACAATTAGAAAGAAATATTACTCTCATCTTGAATAAGCTTGAACGTATTTTTCCTCCTATCTTCTGGGATTCTATGGAACATCTTCCTATCCATTTAGCTTACGAAGCACGTTTAGCTGGCCCAGTTCAATACCGATGGATGTACCCGTTTGAGAG GAATCTCCGAAGGTTGAAGAATAATGTCAAAAATAAGAATAGAGTCGAAGGTTCAATGTGCAATGCATGTCTGGTTGAAGAAGCATCATCATTTTGTGCGCACTATTTTGAGTCGCACATTTCGACAAGGCATAGGAAAGTGCCACGAAATTCAGATGATGGTGGGGTGGGAGAGGGCCATCCTGGAATGCTTTCTATTTTCAAGCATGCTAGTAAGGGTTTTGGTAAGAAGAAAAAAAGGAG AATTTATGAAGATAACTTGAGACATATTCAACCATACATTCAACATAGCGAGATTGATACTAAACTTGAAACAGAGTTTGCATCTTGGTTTGAGAGATAC GCACGTGATCCTTCATCCGGCATCAGCAATCAAATCATGAAGGATCTTGCAGAAGGGTCATTGCATAAGGTCCAACCCTTTAATGGATATGTCGTAAATGGTTACAAGTTTCACACCGAAGAATACGGTTCAAGTAGATCTACAATGAATAGTGGTGTTTGTATCAAGGGCTCTAGCTACAGTGCAGATGATATGGATTACTATGGTCGATTGGTAGAGATTTTGCAGTTAGAGTATCCTGCATTACCATTTAAGCGAACCGTGTTATTTAAATGTTCTTGGTTTGATCCAACTCCAAAACATGGTACAAGAGTATATCCACAATATAACCTTGTCGATGTCAACAAGAGAAGGACCTTTAACAAATATGAACCATTTATTATGGTTGTACAAGCTACCCAGGTGTATCTTGAAACATATCCTACTCTAAAGAGGACAGGGAATGAATGGTTGGCTGTTTGCAAGATAAAGGCACGTTTAGTTGTAGATGTTCCAAACATAGCAGAGCAACCTCATACATTGAGCGATCCAGCTTTTCAAGAGGATGATAGTCAAGTGCATGAAATTGATTGTAATGCAAATGAAATACTTCAAACACTGAATGATCCAAATCGTGTG CTTGCTGGAAGCCATTGA
- the LOC132612001 gene encoding uncharacterized protein LOC132612001 has protein sequence MSDSPSSVSGVPCTPTTPSTPDISIGSTSGSSSSSWMVISVVGEKFVPNGHSISKSITETFKEQQDATGYSWKDVSESTRKFYWHEFVWNPSDTTVIEHTWGKVASTLYSKKLHRWRKRPRPTFVPEDVWESWKTYWASDKWLEKSHIAIQNRHSETGGPGTGPSKHTGGSKSTVEHTIKLAIDLRRPANSWDVFKKLYKRKDGSFVDPKSKSINDEMEARVATAISSSDDSQEVQELDVNSIYLDVVGGEKKRRVYGLGSQALTMYKHYNSATSCNIVTDRAADQERIKLLEEEMLRMKENQERILQERVEAEVQQRVEKEVSDRFKSMEDRWSHMMSVLGLSSRSSGSPTLPNRDSPNAEVFNILDFG, from the exons ATGAGTGATTCGCCATCATCAGTTTCCGGTGTTCCTTGTACTCCTACTACTCCAAGTACTCCAGATATCTCTATTGGGTCTACTAGCGGCTCATCGTCATCTAGTTGGATGGTCATCTCAGTTGTAGGAGAAAA GTTTGTTCCTAATGGCCATTCTATTTCGAAGAGCATCACAGAAACATTCAAGGAACAACAAGACGCTACGGGTTACTCATGGAAGGATGTTAGTGAATCGACTCGTAAATTCTATTGGCATGAATTTGTG TGGAACCCTTCTGATACTACCGTAATCGAACACACCTGGGGTAAAGTGGCATCCACCTTATACTCTAAGAAATTGCACCGTTGGCGAAAACGTCCCAGACCTACTTTTGTTCCAGAAGATGTATGGGAAAGCTGGAAGACATATTGGGCCTCTGACAAGTGGCTGGAAAAATCTCATATCGCCATTCAAAATCGACACAGTGAGACTGGTGGTCCAGGAACTGGTCCAAGCAAGCATACTGGTGGTTCTAAATCAACAGTGGAGCATACTATAAAATTG GCAATAGACCTACGTCGTCCTGCAAATTCATGGGATGTCTTTAAGAAGCTGTACAAAAGAAAGGATGGCAGCTTTGTTGATCCCAAGTCTAAGAGCATTAAT gatgaaatggaggctagggTGGCTACTGCTATAAGCTCATCAGATGATTCACAAGAAGTTCAAGAACTCGATGTAAATAGCATATACTTGGATGTTGTGGGTGGAGAGAAAAAACGACGTGTGTATGGATTGGGCTCTCAAGCTTTGACTATGTATAAACATTATAATTCTGCCACTTCGTGCAATATAGTGACTGATCGTGCTGCTGATCAAGAGCGCATCAAATTACTTGAGGAAGAGATGTTGCGAATGAAAGAAAATCAAGAGAGGATTCTTCAAGAGCGTGTAGAGGCGGAAGTGCAACAACGCGTAGAGAAGGAGGTCTCGGATCGGTTTAAGTCTATGGAGGATCGATGGTCTCACATGATGAGCGTGTTGGGTTTATCTTCTCGCTCATCTGGTAGTCCTACTCTCCCTAACAGGGACTCACCAAATGCTGAAGTGTTTAACAttttagactttggttag